Proteins encoded together in one Anaerosporomusa subterranea window:
- a CDS encoding M23 family metallopeptidase — protein sequence MTTFSQRFKRRYYSEPVEYRTKRNRMNLSWLKQTAAALLIFAAVYMAASSNTQVGRSVVDGVRYLLTTETDVAYLMDQVAPYLPQQLDTSLWKRVQTTVSRPADPLQYMVKPVDGKLTATFGWQTHPVLKQQVMHEGIDITAPAGTAVRAAASGHVRVVEDSAQFGRIIIVEHSSEVQTVYGHLAEAAVKAGDPVTQGQLIARVGQTGMTQAPKLYFAVSDKGKFIDPLTRIQGEFSGKDGK from the coding sequence ATGACAACATTCTCACAACGGTTCAAAAGGCGCTACTACTCTGAACCTGTCGAATACCGGACAAAGCGGAACCGGATGAATCTCAGTTGGTTAAAGCAAACTGCTGCTGCGCTGCTTATTTTTGCTGCTGTCTATATGGCAGCTTCATCAAACACGCAGGTTGGGCGGTCGGTAGTGGATGGAGTTCGTTATCTGCTGACAACGGAAACTGATGTTGCCTATCTTATGGATCAGGTGGCGCCCTATTTGCCACAGCAACTAGATACCTCACTTTGGAAACGTGTACAGACAACCGTGTCACGTCCCGCCGATCCGTTGCAATACATGGTGAAACCAGTAGATGGCAAGCTAACAGCAACGTTTGGCTGGCAGACTCATCCTGTCTTGAAACAACAGGTCATGCATGAAGGAATTGACATCACAGCACCTGCCGGGACGGCCGTGCGAGCGGCTGCGTCGGGACATGTTCGGGTAGTGGAAGATAGCGCCCAATTCGGCAGAATTATTATTGTTGAGCATAGCAGTGAGGTGCAAACTGTTTACGGACACCTTGCTGAAGCTGCTGTTAAAGCAGGCGATCCTGTTACTCAAGGCCAGCTTATTGCGAGAGTTGGCCAGACAGGGATGACTCAAGCTCCTAAGCTATACTTTGCAGTTAGTGACAAAGGAAAATTTATTGATCCGCTTACTCGCATTCAAGGAGAATTCTCTGGTAAGGATGGGAAGTAG